In Bradyrhizobium sp. 200, the sequence TTCGACCGCTCGAAGAATAAGAATGCCCAGGTCCTGCAGGTCATGGCGACACTCTTCCATGCGCACGCTAAGCGCATGTTCGGATCGGATCGCGTATCCATCGCGTCTTGTTGTCGCCTCGTGAGCTCGAAGGTCTCGAATAGTCTTCCCGCGGCAAATCCGCTTGGAATATCGGGAATATTCTCGACGAACGGCTACGTTTCATTTGGACAATGCCCGAGCAAAGCTCGGTATTCGCACGATTCGGCAAGCAGTCGCGCGGTTCGCTGAATCGACTCTCAAAGATAATGGACTGGTTATCCATTAAGCACCTGTGCATTTGCACAGGATGCGCTTGCCTAAGCTTTTCTGCTTTGATTGCTGATGCAGCAGCAGGACGACAACAATGACGCTGCTTGTTACACCAAGCTACTACGGCGAGTTTGTCAACGATCTCGCTGAGATGCATCGGCTGCGCTATCGCGTCGTCAAACAGCGTCTGAATTGGAATGTCCAGGTCAGCGGTGACGTGTGCTTCGGCCAGTGCATTTACTACATAGCTCGACCGATGGGCGGAATCAGGGTTGC encodes:
- a CDS encoding acyl-homoserine-lactone synthase, which translates into the protein MTLLVTPSYYGEFVNDLAEMHRLRYRVVKQRLNWNVQVSGDVCFGQCIYYIARPMGGIRVAFGFSIDWSNHALKCFPNSSGRATGGMARPYLEKQPLCSRCGYRRSRPCIPI